A section of the bacterium SCSIO 12696 genome encodes:
- a CDS encoding RNA polymerase sigma factor: MDWLSIFNENRTELLHYLQGRLKSDADAQDVLQEIYLRTSRLKAKDVNNPKAYIYKIANNLAIDYQRSNSSYSRLKQNLEQSHTDADTATEPAPDRAYEAQQRLSVLKEAIDSLPTKCRRAFILHRFGRKKVAEIAKELGVGKNSVEKYIIRAMRECSAAIDRYEAASRRVDDK, encoded by the coding sequence ATGGATTGGTTGAGTATTTTCAACGAAAATCGCACCGAACTGCTTCATTATTTGCAAGGCCGCTTAAAAAGCGACGCAGATGCTCAAGATGTTTTACAGGAAATCTACCTGCGCACTTCTCGACTGAAAGCCAAGGACGTTAACAATCCCAAAGCGTACATCTACAAAATAGCCAACAACCTGGCCATTGATTACCAGCGCTCAAACAGTAGTTATTCTCGCCTCAAGCAAAATCTCGAGCAATCGCACACCGATGCGGATACAGCTACCGAGCCAGCGCCTGATCGCGCTTATGAAGCACAACAGCGGCTGAGTGTACTAAAAGAGGCGATTGATTCCCTGCCCACAAAATGCCGTCGAGCCTTTATCTTGCACCGGTTTGGCCGCAAAAAGGTGGCTGAAATCGCAAAAGAACTCGGCGTTGGCAAAAACTCTGTGGAAAAGTACATAATCCGGGCCATGCGCGAGTGCAGTGCCGCTATTGACCGCTACGAAGCGGCCAGTCGTCGGGTCGACGACAAATAA
- a CDS encoding MMPL family transporter, translating into MGTFADRFALGLANAMIRYRWLVIVAAIAGVVAIGSGLGKLEFSTNYRIFFSDENPELVAFESFQDTYTKNDNIVFVLKPADGEVFSPQLADAMERLTELAWQIPYVIRVDSLTNFQYTWSEDDDLIVEDLISGGLELAPEELVVKKQVALAEPLLLHNLISEDAGTAGISATLQFSGENIQEVPEAVVVARDIADQFRAEFLDLTIALSGVTMLNNAFGETGRNDAATLTPLMYLILLVAMVLVLRSFSAMIATLVVILCSSVVAMGLAGFTGIKLTPISVTAPTIILTLAIADSVHILVSMFAAMSEGRDKISALKESIRINLMPVTITSLTTVVGFLSLNFSDTPPFWHLGNITAMGITAAWLLSLTLLPAVVSLLPIKRRDGGSNNKLNQRITRLADWVTERYKTILLIMGSTTLILVAMIPTIQLNDEFVKYFDERVEFRNDADFANAHLNGPYVVELSVESGEAGGISDPDYLKNLEQLTDWLAAQPEVNHVYSYTDIVKRLNKNLHSDDPDWHRIPDNRELAAQYLLLYEMSLPYGLDLNDRINVDKSATRVTAALKDMSTIEIRAFLDRSKAWMGDNLPTHMQAKPTSATVMFSYISQRNIESMFKGNTVAIFAIGIILMFALRSFRLGALSLIPNTVPIMMTFGIWALLVGKVGMAAATITATSMGIVVDDTVHFLSKYLRARREKGLEIPDAIRYAFQTVGVAILATTVILVIGFGVLMYSSFLINFQMGLLTAITIVSALVFDFLMLPALLMLGHKKKLAEPVAKQALS; encoded by the coding sequence ATGGGGACTTTTGCCGATCGATTTGCCCTGGGGCTTGCCAACGCCATGATCCGCTACCGCTGGCTGGTGATTGTTGCTGCCATTGCCGGTGTCGTGGCCATTGGTAGTGGCCTGGGCAAGCTGGAATTTTCCACCAACTATCGCATCTTTTTCAGTGACGAAAATCCGGAGCTGGTGGCCTTTGAGTCCTTTCAGGACACCTACACCAAAAACGACAACATCGTGTTTGTGCTCAAGCCCGCGGATGGAGAAGTGTTTTCCCCACAGCTGGCCGACGCCATGGAGCGTCTCACCGAACTGGCCTGGCAGATTCCCTATGTGATTCGGGTGGATTCACTCACCAACTTCCAGTACACCTGGTCAGAAGATGACGATCTGATCGTTGAGGACCTGATCAGTGGTGGCCTGGAGCTTGCTCCCGAAGAGTTGGTCGTCAAAAAGCAGGTGGCTCTGGCCGAGCCGTTATTGCTGCATAACCTGATTTCGGAAGACGCTGGTACCGCCGGCATCAGCGCTACTCTGCAATTTTCTGGCGAAAATATTCAGGAAGTGCCGGAGGCGGTGGTTGTGGCTCGCGACATTGCGGATCAATTCCGCGCCGAATTCCTCGACCTCACCATCGCCCTGTCCGGTGTTACCATGCTCAACAACGCCTTTGGGGAGACCGGCCGCAACGACGCGGCTACCCTGACGCCACTGATGTATCTGATTTTGCTGGTCGCCATGGTGCTGGTGTTGCGCTCGTTCAGCGCCATGATCGCCACTTTGGTGGTGATCTTGTGTTCCTCTGTGGTGGCCATGGGCTTGGCCGGGTTTACAGGCATCAAGCTGACCCCCATTTCCGTAACCGCACCCACCATTATTCTCACCCTGGCGATCGCCGATAGTGTTCATATATTGGTGAGTATGTTTGCCGCCATGAGTGAAGGCCGCGATAAGATTTCTGCTCTTAAAGAGAGCATTCGCATTAACCTGATGCCGGTGACCATTACCAGCCTGACTACGGTGGTGGGTTTCCTGTCGTTGAATTTTTCGGACACGCCGCCGTTTTGGCACCTGGGCAACATCACCGCTATGGGCATTACCGCAGCCTGGTTGTTGTCGCTGACGTTATTGCCTGCGGTGGTGAGCTTGCTGCCGATCAAGCGGCGTGACGGTGGCAGTAACAACAAACTGAACCAGCGTATTACCCGCCTGGCGGACTGGGTTACGGAACGTTACAAGACGATACTGCTGATTATGGGTTCCACCACCTTGATACTGGTGGCGATGATTCCCACCATCCAGCTCAATGACGAATTTGTGAAGTACTTTGATGAGCGTGTGGAGTTTCGCAACGACGCGGATTTTGCCAATGCTCATTTGAATGGCCCCTACGTGGTGGAGCTGTCGGTGGAATCGGGTGAAGCCGGTGGCATCAGTGATCCCGATTACCTGAAAAATCTGGAGCAGCTGACCGACTGGCTGGCCGCGCAGCCGGAAGTGAACCACGTGTACAGCTACACTGATATTGTCAAACGCCTCAATAAAAACCTGCACAGCGATGACCCGGATTGGCACCGCATTCCCGACAATCGCGAACTGGCGGCCCAGTACTTGCTATTGTACGAAATGTCGTTGCCCTACGGTTTGGATTTGAACGATCGCATCAATGTGGACAAATCCGCTACTCGCGTTACTGCCGCGTTAAAAGATATGTCGACCATCGAAATACGCGCCTTTTTGGATCGCAGCAAAGCCTGGATGGGGGATAACCTACCGACACACATGCAGGCCAAACCCACCAGCGCCACGGTCATGTTTTCCTACATTTCCCAGCGCAATATCGAGAGTATGTTTAAAGGCAATACCGTGGCGATTTTTGCCATCGGCATTATTTTGATGTTTGCTTTGCGCAGCTTTCGCCTCGGCGCTCTCAGCCTGATTCCTAACACGGTACCAATTATGATGACCTTTGGTATCTGGGCACTTTTGGTGGGCAAAGTGGGTATGGCAGCCGCTACGATTACCGCCACGTCTATGGGCATTGTGGTGGACGACACCGTGCACTTTTTATCCAAGTACTTACGCGCTCGCCGGGAGAAAGGTTTGGAAATTCCCGACGCCATTCGCTACGCCTTCCAAACCGTAGGCGTCGCTATTCTGGCCACCACCGTTATTTTAGTGATCGGCTTTGGTGTGCTGATGTATTCCAGTTTCCTGATCAACTTCCAGATGGGATTGTTGACCGCCATTACGATTGTCTCTGCCCTAGTGTTTGATTTCTTGATGCTGCCAGCGTTGTTGATGTTGGGGCATAAGAAAAAATTGGCGGAGCCAGTTGCCAAACAGGCGCTGTCTTGA
- a CDS encoding 16S rRNA (uracil(1498)-N(3))-methyltransferase, which yields MRISRIYIDQPLSAGEEVLLNPEAARHLVTVLRAKVGAELVLFNGRGGEYRATLTEAASKKTVVRVESFDDVDRCSPLPIHLGIGLSRGDRFDWVIQKSTELGISEITPLYTERCEVKLKGDRTEKKLRHWQQVAISACEQCQQNRVPVIHPPITLQRWLADTEATQKFVLHHRSEKALRDYSDTPRSVALAIGPEGGLSEFEIQTCHDSGFQNLTLGPRVLRTETAPLAAISLLQFQWGDF from the coding sequence ATGCGTATTAGCCGTATATATATCGATCAACCCCTGAGTGCCGGGGAAGAGGTTTTACTCAACCCGGAAGCTGCCCGCCATCTGGTGACGGTGTTACGGGCCAAGGTCGGTGCCGAACTGGTGCTGTTCAATGGTCGCGGTGGGGAATACCGGGCAACGTTGACTGAAGCCGCCAGCAAAAAAACTGTCGTGCGAGTTGAGTCATTTGACGATGTTGACCGCTGTTCCCCATTGCCCATTCATCTGGGCATTGGCTTATCTCGGGGTGACCGCTTTGATTGGGTGATTCAGAAATCCACAGAGCTAGGGATTTCAGAAATTACCCCACTCTACACCGAACGCTGCGAAGTGAAGCTCAAAGGTGATCGCACTGAAAAGAAACTGCGCCACTGGCAACAAGTCGCCATCAGCGCCTGCGAACAGTGTCAGCAAAATCGGGTGCCTGTGATTCACCCTCCGATCACGTTGCAACGGTGGCTGGCAGACACCGAGGCAACGCAAAAGTTTGTGCTCCACCATCGCAGCGAAAAAGCCTTGCGGGATTACAGTGATACACCCCGCTCCGTTGCCCTCGCCATTGGCCCGGAAGGTGGATTATCGGAATTCGAAATTCAAACTTGCCACGATAGCGGCTTCCAGAATTTGACCTTAGGCCCAAGGGTTTTGCGCACGGAAACCGCACCGCTGGCGGCAATCAGTTTGTTGCAATTTCAGTGGGGAGATTTTTAA
- a CDS encoding outer membrane lipoprotein-sorting protein: MKKLIIFAATLFSVAVQIQADDLQQKGFDIAARSDRSDRGFESSEVELTMVLRNAAGTETRRTLLTKTLELADENVGDKSLILFYTPADVEGTALLSHAQILKPDNQWLFLPALKRTKRISSANKSGPFVGSEFAFEDFTAQELNKFTYKFLREEPCPQDTDLTCDVVERYPAYKKSGYKKQVSWTDQKDFQVRQVEFYDRRGDKLKTLTLENYKLYEGNIWRTQKMVMVNHKTGKSTDLLYSDYQFKTGLTDKDFTKGVLNRLR, from the coding sequence ATGAAAAAATTAATAATTTTTGCCGCCACTCTGTTTTCAGTTGCGGTGCAAATCCAAGCAGATGATCTGCAACAAAAAGGCTTCGACATCGCTGCCCGTTCCGATCGTTCTGATCGCGGTTTTGAAAGCAGCGAAGTAGAACTGACTATGGTGTTGCGCAACGCCGCCGGTACCGAAACCCGCCGCACCCTGCTCACCAAAACTCTGGAACTGGCGGATGAAAATGTGGGCGACAAAAGCCTGATTTTATTTTATACCCCGGCTGATGTAGAGGGCACAGCGTTGCTGTCCCACGCGCAAATTCTCAAGCCGGATAATCAGTGGTTGTTTTTGCCCGCTCTAAAACGTACCAAGCGAATTTCCTCCGCCAATAAATCCGGCCCATTTGTAGGCAGTGAATTTGCCTTTGAAGATTTTACCGCTCAGGAACTGAATAAATTTACCTACAAATTTTTGCGGGAAGAGCCGTGTCCACAAGACACTGATTTGACTTGTGATGTGGTGGAGCGCTATCCGGCTTACAAAAAGTCCGGATATAAAAAGCAGGTATCCTGGACTGACCAAAAAGACTTTCAAGTGCGTCAGGTAGAATTTTACGATCGCCGTGGCGACAAGTTAAAGACCCTGACGCTAGAAAATTACAAACTCTACGAAGGTAACATCTGGCGTACTCAAAAAATGGTTATGGTGAACCACAAAACCGGAAAAAGCACCGATCTGCTGTATTCGGATTACCAATTCAAAACCGGATTGACGGATAAAGACTTTACCAAGGGTGTATTGAACCGGTTGCGCTAA
- the metF gene encoding methylenetetrahydrofolate reductase [NAD(P)H], translating into MTTENIKISFEFFPPKTPEGREKLKTVRAELNKLGPDYFSCTYGAGGSTRDNTKGVVLEMREEGYDIAPHLSFGADSEETIHALLSDYKNAGVNRLVALRGDLPSGMGAPSVVYASELVAFARKHFGDHFKIAVACYPETHPQAPSYSKDIEYLKQKFDAGANTGITQYFYHADAYFYFAEECDKAGIHQPIYPGIMPITNYQNLVRFSDACGADIPRWIRKGLENCGEDKEAIRAFGLDVVTSLCEQLIDGGIPGFHFYTMNQVEPTRQIIENLGLIE; encoded by the coding sequence ATGACCACCGAAAATATAAAAATCAGTTTCGAATTCTTCCCACCGAAAACACCGGAGGGCCGAGAGAAGCTAAAAACCGTTCGCGCTGAACTGAACAAACTCGGCCCCGATTACTTTTCCTGCACCTACGGGGCTGGCGGCTCCACTCGCGATAACACCAAGGGCGTGGTGCTGGAAATGCGCGAGGAAGGCTACGACATCGCCCCGCACTTGTCTTTTGGTGCCGACAGCGAGGAAACCATCCACGCCCTGTTGAGCGATTACAAAAATGCTGGCGTCAATCGCCTGGTGGCCCTGCGCGGCGATTTGCCTTCCGGTATGGGCGCACCTTCGGTGGTGTATGCGTCGGAGCTAGTAGCTTTTGCCCGCAAACACTTTGGCGACCACTTTAAAATTGCGGTGGCCTGCTACCCGGAAACTCACCCTCAAGCCCCCAGCTACAGCAAAGACATTGAATACCTGAAACAGAAATTCGATGCGGGCGCCAACACTGGCATCACCCAGTACTTTTACCACGCTGACGCCTATTTCTACTTTGCGGAAGAGTGCGATAAGGCAGGTATTCACCAACCGATTTACCCCGGGATTATGCCCATCACCAACTACCAGAATCTGGTGCGCTTTTCCGACGCCTGCGGCGCCGATATCCCCCGTTGGATTCGCAAAGGGCTGGAAAACTGCGGTGAAGACAAAGAGGCCATTCGCGCCTTTGGCCTGGACGTAGTCACCAGCTTGTGTGAACAGCTTATTGATGGCGGTATTCCCGGCTTTCACTTCTACACCATGAATCAGGTAGAACCAACGCGGCAGATTATTGAAAACCTGGGCTTGATCGAATAG
- a CDS encoding TetR/AcrR family transcriptional regulator encodes MIILLQFGSMARTREFDPADVIEKAVLLFWEKGYADTSMDDLVKHTGISRYGIYGEFGNKREFFIKALQHFHQKFSQDLIQELGNPEAGLNELRAYYARLLAHAKTSEAHMGCFMCNTAVDLASSDAGIGEQLDAMFEGLRQVFVNALRNAQANGDLAETMDLDEYASYLLGVQMAMAMMVRSGFGEARMQPFLKVALAAIND; translated from the coding sequence ATGATCATTCTGCTACAGTTCGGTTCTATGGCCAGAACCCGCGAATTTGATCCAGCTGACGTTATTGAGAAAGCCGTTCTCCTTTTTTGGGAGAAGGGCTATGCCGATACGTCGATGGATGACCTTGTTAAGCACACCGGTATCAGCCGCTATGGTATATACGGGGAGTTTGGCAACAAGCGCGAATTTTTTATCAAGGCGCTGCAGCATTTCCACCAAAAATTTTCTCAGGATTTGATTCAGGAATTGGGCAACCCAGAGGCGGGTTTGAACGAATTGCGCGCGTATTATGCTCGTTTGCTCGCCCATGCCAAAACGTCTGAAGCCCATATGGGCTGTTTTATGTGCAATACGGCGGTTGATTTGGCCAGCAGCGATGCAGGTATTGGTGAGCAGCTGGATGCCATGTTTGAAGGGCTGAGACAAGTCTTCGTTAATGCATTGCGCAATGCCCAGGCCAATGGTGACTTGGCAGAAACCATGGATCTGGATGAGTACGCCAGTTACTTGCTTGGGGTGCAAATGGCCATGGCAATGATGGTTCGCTCCGGCTTTGGTGAGGCCCGCATGCAGCCGTTTTTGAAAGTGGCGCTGGCGGCTATTAACGATTAA
- a CDS encoding carboxymuconolactone decarboxylase family protein: protein MAHMQPLSADTHPGLADDFQIFVEILGFVPNSLLTMQRSPDMVKGFGVLTKAVMNPEGGVDLGFMRMLAHFCSRAAGCQYCEAHSLVAAQIHGIAQEKIDALWDYQTSEHYSDAERVALDFALAAGSVPNTVDQALMDRMKAHWSEKQIVHILGAISLYGFLNRWNDSMATDLEESPKAMGERVLRSGGWDGGKHVK, encoded by the coding sequence ATGGCCCATATGCAACCCCTGTCTGCGGATACCCACCCAGGACTGGCAGACGACTTTCAGATATTCGTAGAGATTCTCGGCTTTGTACCCAACAGCCTGCTGACCATGCAACGCAGCCCAGATATGGTGAAGGGTTTTGGCGTACTTACCAAAGCAGTAATGAATCCGGAAGGTGGCGTAGACTTGGGCTTTATGCGCATGCTGGCGCACTTTTGCAGCCGCGCCGCCGGTTGCCAATACTGTGAGGCACACTCTCTGGTAGCCGCGCAAATTCACGGTATTGCTCAGGAAAAAATTGATGCCTTGTGGGACTACCAAACCAGCGAACACTACTCCGACGCAGAGCGAGTGGCATTGGATTTTGCCCTGGCCGCAGGCTCGGTGCCCAATACTGTGGATCAAGCCTTGATGGACCGCATGAAAGCGCATTGGAGCGAAAAACAGATTGTGCACATCTTGGGAGCCATCAGTCTGTACGGCTTTCTCAACCGCTGGAATGACAGCATGGCCACCGATTTGGAAGAATCCCCAAAAGCCATGGGCGAACGAGTATTGCGCTCAGGCGGCTGGGACGGTGGTAAACACGTTAAATAA
- a CDS encoding tellurite resistance TerB family protein codes for MNFKGLLDQVMSSGADVAHQAKSHVGQNSSGGGLSDMTKGVIGGAVGGSLLAMLAGNKKARKMGMKVAKIGGAAALGAFAYKVYNDYQANQSSQTRIPAQASTAPAQTEQHSMVVLKAMIAAAKADGHVDDNESARIHDAVQAAGASGEVTAFVQQELDKPLDPSEIARAVSGPEEASEVYLASLLIVDEQNFMEKAYLKELASQLALPPELVSRLEAQVA; via the coding sequence ATGAACTTCAAAGGATTACTTGATCAGGTGATGAGCTCTGGTGCCGATGTGGCACACCAGGCCAAAAGCCACGTAGGTCAAAACTCATCGGGCGGCGGCCTATCGGATATGACCAAAGGAGTCATTGGTGGGGCCGTGGGCGGCAGCTTGTTAGCAATGCTGGCGGGCAATAAAAAAGCTCGCAAAATGGGTATGAAGGTCGCCAAAATTGGCGGCGCTGCAGCGCTTGGCGCCTTCGCTTACAAAGTCTATAACGACTATCAAGCCAACCAAAGCTCTCAAACCCGTATTCCAGCCCAGGCCTCCACTGCGCCAGCACAAACAGAGCAGCACTCAATGGTGGTACTCAAAGCCATGATTGCCGCCGCCAAAGCCGATGGCCACGTAGACGACAATGAAAGTGCTCGCATCCATGACGCAGTGCAAGCGGCTGGTGCCTCTGGCGAGGTGACGGCTTTTGTCCAACAAGAGCTCGATAAACCCCTAGACCCCAGTGAGATTGCCAGAGCGGTCAGCGGCCCTGAAGAAGCCAGCGAGGTGTACCTGGCCTCACTGTTAATAGTGGATGAGCAAAATTTTATGGAAAAAGCATACCTCAAAGAACTGGCAAGCCAGCTCGCACTGCCCCCTGAATTGGTGTCTCGGCTTGAGGCACAAGTGGCTTAA
- a CDS encoding FecR family protein, with amino-acid sequence MSDFEMDNSNSDSKLFDIAMQWRLRLDSEPENRTVKQKFNRWIEASELHRQAYEKTNCVWDELAPLENAMLSSLEVDKPVQPWWKQSFFMRTVAPAALACGLLVALTLALFPQQQNEPQSLHYSAATGDQYEVQLADGSTVHLNAQSSILITIADKKRHVTLEQGEVFFDIAHDSERPFTVEAGTLKVTVLGTAFNIYKSANRIDVTTLEGLVSVATESTEQGEPLRPGEQASTTSGTNGAIDIRKVDTAKITAWRNNMLVFENTPISQFIADINRYLPSALTVDPSLDEQRISGAINVADADGILDNLELTFKVKTIINNDGQLTLIPADYKPVE; translated from the coding sequence ATGAGTGATTTTGAAATGGATAACTCCAACTCCGACAGCAAGCTTTTTGATATCGCCATGCAATGGCGCTTGCGGCTGGATAGTGAGCCCGAAAACCGTACTGTTAAGCAAAAATTCAATCGCTGGATAGAAGCCTCTGAGCTGCACCGCCAGGCCTACGAAAAAACCAACTGCGTGTGGGACGAATTGGCACCTCTGGAAAATGCCATGCTGAGCAGCTTGGAAGTCGACAAACCCGTTCAACCTTGGTGGAAACAATCATTTTTTATGCGCACAGTGGCACCAGCGGCACTTGCTTGTGGTTTGCTGGTTGCTCTAACACTGGCCCTGTTTCCTCAGCAGCAGAATGAACCACAGTCACTGCACTACAGCGCTGCGACAGGAGATCAATATGAAGTACAACTGGCCGACGGCAGCACCGTTCACCTAAACGCGCAATCCTCGATCCTGATAACGATTGCGGACAAAAAGCGTCATGTGACCCTGGAGCAAGGTGAAGTATTTTTCGACATCGCCCACGACAGCGAACGGCCGTTTACTGTAGAAGCAGGAACCCTGAAAGTAACGGTATTGGGTACGGCATTCAATATTTACAAAAGCGCCAACCGAATTGATGTGACAACACTGGAAGGTCTGGTAAGCGTGGCAACAGAGTCGACCGAACAAGGTGAACCACTGCGCCCTGGTGAACAGGCTTCAACTACTTCCGGCACTAACGGTGCGATAGATATCCGCAAAGTAGATACTGCAAAAATCACCGCTTGGCGGAATAACATGCTGGTTTTTGAAAATACACCTATTTCACAATTTATTGCCGATATAAATCGCTACCTGCCCTCAGCACTGACGGTTGACCCATCGCTGGACGAACAGCGTATTAGTGGCGCCATTAACGTGGCCGACGCCGACGGGATCCTTGACAATCTGGAACTGACCTTTAAGGTAAAAACCATTATTAATAATGATGGCCAACTGACGCTGATCCCCGCCGACTATAAACCGGTGGAGTAA